The sequence below is a genomic window from Elusimicrobiaceae bacterium.
AATGTAAGCGTATCTAAAAAAGCATGTCTTCTATTCTTTGTACGTAGAGAGGAAACTTTTCCGGTTAGGGAAAAGGTTGTCTCTGCATAAGGTAAAAAATAGTTTTGCTCTTTGGTGTAAAGCGTCACACCGTCAGTATCGAAATTTAATGCACGAACAGCGGAAGGCGTATCAAAGATTTTGCGTTTCTGATACCAATTTCGTACCGATAATATAAAGAGAACCGGTATTAGAAATACAAACAATACGCAAATAAAAATGATGAAATTGCCCATTAGAGGGCCATCTTCCTTTCTGACATAGTTAAAAAAATCCGAAGATCCTTCTGTAACCGTGTGCCAAGCCAATGCCACATCCCCATGTGCAAAAGCCAAGATGAAACCAACCACGGTTAAAAATATAAAAAATAGTAATCCCATGGCTAATAAATTTTTACATGCTTGCGTGTATAAAGGGTCTTTAATTTTTAAATACATAAACTCATTCTATCAAATTTTTACTCGTATCTTTCTATCCCTCAAATTCGTTTGGGAATCATCACTTTAGTTGTTAAAAGGGTGCGTGGTTCTCATCACACACGAAGTATAGATAAAATATCGTTTCATAAGGAATATAGTCATAGTTGTGGACATCTGAAAATGGAAAAGACTCCTTAGTTGCCTGCTCCGCTTTTCATAACAGTATAAAACAAAAAATCCACCTTGCGGTGGATTATTTGTTTCAAATGGTCGGGGCGGCGGGATTCGAACCCACGACCTCACGGTCCCGAACCGTGCGCGCTACCAACTGCGCTACGCCCCGTAAAATACATCTTTAATTAATGAAATGGTCGGGGAAGCGGGAATCGAACCCGCGGTCTCTCGCACCCCAAGCGAGCACTCTACCACTGAGCCATTCCCCGATAAATTTTCAAAAAAAGAGAAGCACTAAATTGTGCTACCTATATATTTTAGCATTCTTTGAGGATTTGTGAAAGGGTTTCTTTAATTTCCGAGAGAAATTTCACATCCGTTCCTGCTTTTTTTTCTGCTATTTTTCCGCCGGGTGCATATTTTGTCAGTTGTTTTTTTGCACCTTCCAGTGTTAATTTTTGCTTATAAATCAGGTCTTTAATTTTCAAAATCGTGTAAACATCGTTTTTGGTATAACGGCGGTGACCGCTTTCTAAGCGAATGGGTTTAATCAGGCCGAACTCCGCCTCCCAGTAGCGTACGGAATATTCCGGCACACCGGTAATGCGTTTTACGTCGCCGATGCTAAAATAATCTTTTTGTTCGATTTCTTCAAAACCCATATGTATATTATAGCAAACGCGCCAAGGCGGGGGGGAACTTTACTCTTTTAGGCACAAAAAAACAGGGAAAAATAACAGTTTATCCTCATCTCTAAACTCTCATTTCCCCTGTCCCGCTTTCTGATGTTTTGCGCTACCGGCAAAACAGGATTTGGATCTATTTCACTAATTTTATTCTAAAAAAGCCGCCACCGCAAGAAAAGGGAAAAAATTAATTAGATTGTATTTTTCTCTCTAGATAAAATAAAACCCCGATTTCGGCGGGGTTTTATTTTGAGTTTTTAAACTGTTAATCAATTAAACGGCAGGCGGCGTCTTTGTCTTGCGCAAGTTGTGCTTTCAGCGCATCTAAGCCGTCAAATTTGCTCTCAGAGCGGATTTTATCGTAAAAGAACACTTCCACTCTGTGGCCGTAAATAGAACGCTTAAAATCCAACAAATGCACTTCAACCAAAGGAATAATAGAATCAATGGGATTGACTGTCGGGCGGAAACCGATATTGCAAATACCGCGATAAAAGTTTTTTCCCACACGCACTTTGACGGCAAACACCCCCAACGGCAGCAGTTTATAAAAATTAATGTCTAGGTTAATTGTCGGAAATCCGATTTTTCGGCCCAATTTTTTACCTTCTATCACACGTCCTTCAAGGCTATATGGCCTTCCCAAAAGGGCATTAGCGGTTTTAATATCGCCTTGCGCCAGAGTTTTCCGAATAAGAGAAGAAGAAATTTTACTTCCTTTTTCGCCGTTATAAAAGGGCATAATTTCACAGGGAATCCCCAGCTGAGCACATTTACTTTTTAAAAATTCATCATTTCCCTGTCTGTTCTTGCCGAAAGAAAAATCGGGTCCTGCCAAAATGGCTCCGCAATTATATTTTTCAAGCAATACTTTTTTGAAAAATTTTTCTGCCGTATATTCGCGGTACATTTGAAAATTCAGTTCATCTATTTTGCAAGATAGATGTTTTCTCAGTAGAGCTTTTTTTTCAGGAGGAGTAGAAAGTACCGTCATGGCAGGCTGTTCAGAGAGTAAACTTTTAGGCGGATAAGGAAAATACAAAACGTGAGCCTTCATTTGATGTTGTACAGAAAGTTGCTCCAATTTGGCAAACAGGGCCTTGTGCCCCAAGTGCACTCCGTCAAATGTACCGATAGTAATAAGTTTTTTACGCGTCATAAAATAGGCTCCTGTAGCAATTTTACTATTTCTTCACGCGGTGTGGTTTTTAGTTTGGCTCCGTCAAAAGATTTTTCTACGATGAAATTCCCAATACTCAAACGTCTTAAGGCTGTCAAATGTCCCGTAGTGCCCAATGCACGCGCCAACATTAGCCCCAAAGAGCGTACATAGGTGCCGCAAGAACAATGTAGTGTAAAAGTAATTTTATCTCTGCCGTTAAAAGAAATATCTTTCCATTCAAAAATTTCAATGGTGTTAAAGCGGTCTTGTACAGGGGTGCCTTCGCGTGCCAAATCATACATTTTGCGCCCGTTGATTTTTTTGGCACTGACGGGGGGGATTTGTTGGCGTATTGTCCCCGTTAAAGTTTGCGCGGCGGATTGGATTTGCTCTAAAGTAAGAGGGGGGACCGGCTCTGTGTGCAACACCGTTCCTTGCGCGTCCCAACTGTCGGTTTCTACTCCGAGTGTTAGCTCGGCGCGATATACTTTGGGAAGTTTTAAAAATTTCTCTTGCAGGCGCGTGGCGGAGCGTTCCACCAGTAAAATTAAAAGACCCGTTGCCATAGGGTCTAAGGTACCGCTATGACCAATGCACTTGGTACGCAAGACGCGCCGCGCAATGGCCACCACATCATTAGAGGTGAAATCTTGGGGTTTATCTATCAGCAAAAGTCCGCTTGGATTAGTGAGCATTGGACAAGGCTTCTTTGACAACGCTGGCCAATTCTTCGGCTACGATTTGCACCGGTTTTCCGCTGACTTTAAATCCGGCCGCACGTGCATGCCCACCGCCACCGAAATGCTGAGCAATGGCGCTGACGTCTATTTGATTGCGGGACCGTAAATTGACAGATACTTTATCCGGTTCTTGCTTAAGCAAAGCAGATACCTCTACACCCGGAATCATGGTGGGTTGGCTGACGATGCCTTGCGTTTGAGACGGAACGGCATTAAATAATTCAAAATCACTTTGGGCCAAAATGATTTGGCTATATTTATTTTGAAAAAGCAGTTGCATTTTTTCCAAGGCGCGTCCCAGCAGTTTCAGTTCTGTATAGGATTTTGTAAAGTAAATGACTTGGTTAATTTTATTTACATCAGCACCCAAAGCGACCAACGCAGAGGCCACGCGTAAGGCTTCGGCAGTGGTATTGGTGTGCAAAAAGCGGCCCGTATCGGTGACAACACCGGTATAAAGGCAGGTGGCCTCGTCCGTCGTAGGCAAAAGGCCGTCTTCATTGGCTTCAAAAAGTTGAAAAATAATTTCCGCCGTAGAAGAAGCAGTAGAATCAATGTGGTTGAGGTCGCCATAAGCATCGCTGACTAAATGATGGTCAATATTAATAAGCGTTTTTGCGTTTTGCAACACACATTCTAAATCCCCACCGCGTTGACGGTCCGAACATTCTAATAAAATAACGGTATCAAACTGCGGTTTGGGGGGGAGTTCATTGACGTGAATTTTAGAAAGACCGGGTAAAAAGAGTAAATCTTTTCCTATCGCAGGGGAGGCATACGCATAGGCTTCTTTGCCCAAGCGCTCAAGCAAGGAACACACCGCTAAGGTGCAACCTAAGGAATCTCCGTCCGGGTTTAAATGTCCCGCGACAAAGAAACTTTGGCCTTTTTCAATGGCCTGCCAAACCTGCTGAAAGGAATCGTATTTATTCATGGTCTTGTTCTTTTTCTTTTTCAATGACTTTGAAAATGCTTTCCACACGGCTGGCCTGCTCAGGCGTATTGTCATACTCAAAGCTGAAAGACGGGATACGTTTCAAATGCAGGCGATGGCGCAATAAAGCACCGATTTCTTTGCGCAATAGCGAAAGTTGTTCTTCGGTTCTTTTCTTGTCTTCGGGGCTTCCAAAGACGGAAAAATACACCTTTGCGGTGGTTAAATCTTTAGAGACATGGACAGCCGTAATCGTCACAAATCCGCCAAAACTACCCGCCGCCGTCATCTTGGTGATGATGGTGTTAATTTCCTGCAAGAAAAGGGTTTCTAAACGTTTAATTCTATCGATCATAGTTCTATTATAGCATTTTAGGTCAAACGCTTTGATTATTTTGACAATGCAGAAAAAGAAAGCAAACTATGAACAATAAAAGAAAAATTTGACTCTTATATTTTTTTAAATTAAACTTTAAATGTTGCTAAAAATTAACAAATAAGGATATAAACTATGAAAAATACATATAAACGTAATGTCAGCGGTTTTACGCTGATTGAGTTGTTGGTAGTGGTACTGATTATCGGTATTCTTTCTGCGGTGGCTTTGCCTCAGTATCAAAAAACGGTACTTAAAAGCCGCACTGCTGAAGCGTGGGCTAATTTGAACGCTTTGCTTAAGTCAGGCCAAGTGTTTTGTTTGGAAAATCCGGATGTTCATACCTCTCTGATTATAGGTGATCATTCCGTCATTAAGGTGGAAAATTCCAAATATTTTAGTTATGATGCAAGTGTAGATTGTTCTCCTTCGGACGGTGAGAATGTGGTAAGACTATATGCCGAGTATCAAGGAAACAAAGATATCACCTTATCCATTAATGACAAAGGTATCAGATCGTGCAAAGGAGCAGATTGTGGTGAAATAGGCTTTACTGAAGCAGGATCAGGCACAGTGTGTGCTTGTGGCGGTAGTGAAACTTGCTACTACATAAACTAAGTGAAATAAGTTTCAAAAAACCCCCGCAAAAGCGGGGGTTTTAATTGGTCTATCAAAACTTACATTTTGATGCGGCGGGTAATATTTTCGTGTTTGATACATTCAATGACGTCGCCTTCTTTGACCCCTTTGAATCCTTCCACCAAAATACCGCATTCAAAGCCTTTTTCCACTTCTTTTACGTCGTCTTTGAAGCGTTTGAGACCGCCGATTTTTCCTTTGCCTACCACTTCTGCTCCACGCAATACTTTTACTTCTGCTCCACGCACCATTTTACCGGCATCTACCAAAGAGCCGGAAATAATGCCGGAACTTAAGCGCATGACCATTTTAATCGTGGCACTGCCCAAAGATACTTCCACCACGTCAGGCTCTAACAAGCCTTCCATAGCGGCTTTAATATCTTCCAACAGTTCAAAGATAATGGTATATTTGCGGATTTCAATGCTTTCGCGTTCGGCCTCGTTTTGGGCTTTGTTTTCCACATCTACGTGGAAGCAAATAACTACGGCATTGCTGGCTTTAGCCAGCAAAATGTCAGACTCATTTACATTGCCGGGGGCGGAGAGGATAATGTCTAACTCCACTTCGTCGGACGGAATGCGCAAGAGGGCATCTTTAATGGCTTCAATGGAGCCTTGCACGTCTGCTTTGAGTACAATGGGCAAACGCTTGACGGTGCTTTCGCCGTTTTCGTCTTTAGCCAAGTTCATCAAAGATACTTGTTTGCTGCGGCGGGCATTGACGTCTTCTTTCTGCGCCAATTTGCGTTTTTCGGCGGCATAGCGGGCATCTTTTTCACTTTCCATGATATAAAGAGTATCACCCACTTGCGGAGGCTCGCCGCTGATACCCAAAATTTCTGCCGGCACGCTGGGGCCGATTTTTTGGTAGCGTTGGCTATTTTCGTCAATCAAAGCGCGGATACGGCCGTAGCTGGTGCCTACGATAAACGGATCTCCTACTTTCATAGTACCTTTTTGCACGAGTACGGTGGCCACAACACCACGTTTATTGTCGCGTTTGGATTCCAAAATAACACCCACACCCAAACGGTCCGGATTGGCCTTGAGTTCCATCATCTCAGCCTGTAAGGAAATCATTTCCAAGAGTTTATCAATATTAATTCTTTTCTTGGCGGAAATTTCTACGAAAATGGTAGAGCCTTGCCATTCTTCCGGCACAAGTCCGCGAGCGGCTAAATCTTGCTTTACGCGGTCAACATTGGCTCCGGGCAAGTCGATTTTATTGACAGCCACGATAATGGGTGCTCCGGCTGCTTTGGCATGCTCCATAGCTTCAATGGTCTGGGGCATAATACCGTCGGTGGCGGATACTACCAAGACTACAATATCGGTAGCTTGTGCACCGCGCGCACGCATGGCGGTAAATGCTTCGTGACCCGGAGTATCCAAGAAAGTCAACTCTCCGTTAGCAGTACGCACACGGTATGCGCCGATGTGCTGGGTAATGGCACCGGCTTCACCAGCCACTACATTGGAGCTTCTGATAGCATCTAACAAAGAGGTTTTGCCATGATCTACGTGCCCCATGATGGTGATGACGGCACTG
It includes:
- a CDS encoding MerR family transcriptional regulator, whose translation is MGFEEIEQKDYFSIGDVKRITGVPEYSVRYWEAEFGLIKPIRLESGHRRYTKNDVYTILKIKDLIYKQKLTLEGAKKQLTKYAPGGKIAEKKAGTDVKFLSEIKETLSQILKEC
- the ribF gene encoding riboflavin biosynthesis protein RibF, with product MTRKKLITIGTFDGVHLGHKALFAKLEQLSVQHQMKAHVLYFPYPPKSLLSEQPAMTVLSTPPEKKALLRKHLSCKIDELNFQMYREYTAEKFFKKVLLEKYNCGAILAGPDFSFGKNRQGNDEFLKSKCAQLGIPCEIMPFYNGEKGSKISSSLIRKTLAQGDIKTANALLGRPYSLEGRVIEGKKLGRKIGFPTINLDINFYKLLPLGVFAVKVRVGKNFYRGICNIGFRPTVNPIDSIIPLVEVHLLDFKRSIYGHRVEVFFYDKIRSESKFDGLDALKAQLAQDKDAACRLID
- the truB gene encoding tRNA pseudouridine(55) synthase TruB, whose amino-acid sequence is MLTNPSGLLLIDKPQDFTSNDVVAIARRVLRTKCIGHSGTLDPMATGLLILLVERSATRLQEKFLKLPKVYRAELTLGVETDSWDAQGTVLHTEPVPPLTLEQIQSAAQTLTGTIRQQIPPVSAKKINGRKMYDLAREGTPVQDRFNTIEIFEWKDISFNGRDKITFTLHCSCGTYVRSLGLMLARALGTTGHLTALRRLSIGNFIVEKSFDGAKLKTTPREEIVKLLQEPIL
- a CDS encoding bifunctional oligoribonuclease/PAP phosphatase NrnA; the protein is MNKYDSFQQVWQAIEKGQSFFVAGHLNPDGDSLGCTLAVCSLLERLGKEAYAYASPAIGKDLLFLPGLSKIHVNELPPKPQFDTVILLECSDRQRGGDLECVLQNAKTLINIDHHLVSDAYGDLNHIDSTASSTAEIIFQLFEANEDGLLPTTDEATCLYTGVVTDTGRFLHTNTTAEALRVASALVALGADVNKINQVIYFTKSYTELKLLGRALEKMQLLFQNKYSQIILAQSDFELFNAVPSQTQGIVSQPTMIPGVEVSALLKQEPDKVSVNLRSRNQIDVSAIAQHFGGGGHARAAGFKVSGKPVQIVAEELASVVKEALSNAH
- the rbfA gene encoding 30S ribosome-binding factor RbfA; amino-acid sequence: MIDRIKRLETLFLQEINTIITKMTAAGSFGGFVTITAVHVSKDLTTAKVYFSVFGSPEDKKRTEEQLSLLRKEIGALLRHRLHLKRIPSFSFEYDNTPEQASRVESIFKVIEKEKEQDHE
- the infB gene encoding translation initiation factor IF-2 — its product is MTTKKTTNTDSSEEKKKPAAKKATAKKVAAKKAETTEKKPAAKKTTAKKPAVKKAPAKKVEVLEEKTVEQTPKPQLPDIKVPRPDPVTVAAPKPQQSQPAPQPTPAPKVQETPKPQPQPQKHQPAPKVQEAPKPQGKTVRLIGTETVKDLAEKMNFKINDFIKKLMTLGVFATINQRLEKDMVELICAECGYTIEEAAAELDEDTINIMQAQDDPASLKPRSAVITIMGHVDHGKTSLLDAIRSSNVVAGEAGAITQHIGAYRVRTANGELTFLDTPGHEAFTAMRARGAQATDIVVLVVSATDGIMPQTIEAMEHAKAAGAPIIVAVNKIDLPGANVDRVKQDLAARGLVPEEWQGSTIFVEISAKKRINIDKLLEMISLQAEMMELKANPDRLGVGVILESKRDNKRGVVATVLVQKGTMKVGDPFIVGTSYGRIRALIDENSQRYQKIGPSVPAEILGISGEPPQVGDTLYIMESEKDARYAAEKRKLAQKEDVNARRSKQVSLMNLAKDENGESTVKRLPIVLKADVQGSIEAIKDALLRIPSDEVELDIILSAPGNVNESDILLAKASNAVVICFHVDVENKAQNEAERESIEIRKYTIIFELLEDIKAAMEGLLEPDVVEVSLGSATIKMVMRLSSGIISGSLVDAGKMVRGAEVKVLRGAEVVGKGKIGGLKRFKDDVKEVEKGFECGILVEGFKGVKEGDVIECIKHENITRRIKM